The segment ATATAGTTTTATAAGTTGCATAAATCCTCAGGAGAAGGTACTAAAGTTTTCAGAAAAACTTGATGGTAACGTATCATCTGCTATAATATCATATGAAATAATAAATATAATTGATAGAGAGATTTTTAAAAAAGAGGTGGATGAGTGGTTAATATTCAATAGCTATCTTATAAACGGAAGTTATAATTTTGAATTAAAAGGATACATGGTAATAAATAATGAATTTCGTGTTGTTGATCTTGTTAAGCAGATTGAACTGAAATAGGGGAGCATATGAAAAGGGAAGATGTAAAAGAATATAATGGTGAAAATGGAAAGCCGGCGTATATAATATACAAAGGTAAAGTCTATGATGTAACTGAGAGCCGCCTATGGAAAAATGGAAAACATATGGGTAGGCATAAAGCAGGTGAAGACATGACAGACTTTATCAGTATGGCACCCCATGATGAAAAGGTATTGGATAAGGTAAAATATGTCTGTGATATTGAGGAAGATGAGATTGGGGAAGATCCCAAAGAAAAGTGGCGACAATTGTATAGAAGATACCATCCCCATCCGATATTTATTCATTTTCCGATGGGTGTCTTATACTTTGGTGCCTTTATGTTATTTATCTATTTATTTTTTAGAGTAAGAGAGTTTGAAAGTACTGCCTATTACGCATTGCTTTTTGGTGGGGCATCTGTGCTCCCCGCCGTTATTACTGGGGCTATAAGCTGGTATATAAATTACGATAGGACGATAACGGAGATATTTAAAAACAAAATCATTTATTCTTCACTACTAGTACTGCTGGTCGTAATGGCAGTTTTGTCGAAGGTTTTATCAAGCAACCATGAAGATGGAAATTTATGGTTCTATTTATATGTAATTACATATTTTCTGGCAATCCCTGTAATGACCTTTGTGGCATACAACGGTGGGAGGATCACATGGCCGGATTAAACGATAAGAATAGACAGGAAAAGATAAAATCGATTGAAGAAATGATTCAAATTGTACTGCTTAGGATTCCAAAGGAGATTGAGGCTATGCATTTTTACACAAAAGCGGCGGAGAAATCCACATCAGATGAAGCTAAAAATCTTTTTCTTTCACTTGCCCAACAGGAAAAAGGGCATGAGGCGGAGTTAAGAAGGATATTAAATGACTTGAAGCAGCAGCTTATGGAATTAAAAAATGGATGAAAGAGATGCTGATATGGATAAAATTGAAGTTTAAATAAAAGGGATAGATATGGAAAAGATAAATGATTATTTTATTTCCCAAAGTAGAAGAGAATCCTACGAATTGATGAAAAAGTATATCGATAATTACGTACCGATTATAGTACTTACAGGGGAATCAGGTGTAGGGAAATCACGTTTTATAAGGCAGATAGATAGTTTCATCGGAGATATCAAGCCTATTATTCTTGATAGTTTTTTTGAAAATACCGAGCAACTTTTAAGAAACATTCTAAAAGACTTAGGTGTGGAAAGAAGAGGAAATAAAAAAGAGATGATGGATGAGATAGCCCAAATAGGAGTTGATTTGAAAGCTGATGGTAAGAGATTGGTGATAATAATTGATGACATATCCGGGATCACGGAGGATATAGTAGGCGAGATTATCAGGCTATTTGATTACGAGTTTGAAGGGAATAAGGTATTGACCCTGATTATGGTTACAAATAATCAGGATTTTTCGATATATAGAGAATGGGCAGCCACATATTTTAAATATTTAAACCAGGCGATATGTTATTTGAATCCTCTAACGAAAAATGAAACTATTCAGTACTTCAAGTATGTATGTGAGAGGAATGATCTGGAGCTGGATGATTTCAAAGAGGAAGATTATCACACCGTATATGAATATACAGAAGGGATACCTGATAGGATATCAAAGATTGCTGAGCTTTTGAAATCATTTGGAATTACAGGGAAGATTACCATCAAAGATGTACACTCCATAGTTAAATCTGCAAACATTGTTAAAGAGAAAAAAAAGAGAAGTATAAAAACTAAACCTACATATCTATTCGTGGCGGTGTTATTGGTGGTCATTGG is part of the Calditerrivibrio nitroreducens DSM 19672 genome and harbors:
- a CDS encoding DUF2231 domain-containing protein; amino-acid sequence: MKREDVKEYNGENGKPAYIIYKGKVYDVTESRLWKNGKHMGRHKAGEDMTDFISMAPHDEKVLDKVKYVCDIEEDEIGEDPKEKWRQLYRRYHPHPIFIHFPMGVLYFGAFMLFIYLFFRVREFESTAYYALLFGGASVLPAVITGAISWYINYDRTITEIFKNKIIYSSLLVLLVVMAVLSKVLSSNHEDGNLWFYLYVITYFLAIPVMTFVAYNGGRITWPD
- a CDS encoding ferritin family protein codes for the protein MAGLNDKNRQEKIKSIEEMIQIVLLRIPKEIEAMHFYTKAAEKSTSDEAKNLFLSLAQQEKGHEAELRRILNDLKQQLMELKNG
- a CDS encoding AAA family ATPase, coding for MEKINDYFISQSRRESYELMKKYIDNYVPIIVLTGESGVGKSRFIRQIDSFIGDIKPIILDSFFENTEQLLRNILKDLGVERRGNKKEMMDEIAQIGVDLKADGKRLVIIIDDISGITEDIVGEIIRLFDYEFEGNKVLTLIMVTNNQDFSIYREWAATYFKYLNQAICYLNPLTKNETIQYFKYVCERNDLELDDFKEEDYHTVYEYTEGIPDRISKIAELLKSFGITGKITIKDVHSIVKSANIVKEKKKRSIKTKPTYLFVAVLLVVIGGLIVYISGKESKKIEDVKVISDNRSQTLEVSDNKQEKNDILKKIDQDVASVEEKKLASKENSEVRKQDVEKKNCVVLKANLKLRKEPDKNAEYLMVIPKGTKLVILEKNDGWVKVNYKKKVGWIKEEKAYIREAECQE